The following proteins are encoded in a genomic region of Gimesia algae:
- the rpmB gene encoding 50S ribosomal protein L28 produces MGQKCDACGKTPVVGNRVRQRGKYKYLGGNGRQTTGVSKRVFRPNLQKIRVQDGGSVVSQRVCTQCIRSGKITKAVAKKPFTLPAS; encoded by the coding sequence ATGGGTCAGAAGTGTGATGCCTGTGGCAAGACTCCTGTAGTGGGTAATCGAGTTCGTCAGCGTGGTAAGTATAAATACCTCGGCGGTAACGGACGTCAGACAACTGGCGTTTCCAAGCGCGTCTTCCGCCCCAACCTGCAGAAAATCCGGGTTCAGGATGGCGGTAGCGTGGTCTCCCAGCGTGTTTGCACGCAGTGCATTCGCTCTGGTAAAATCACAAAAGCGGTTGCTAAAAAACCATTTACGCTACCTGCCAGCTAA
- a CDS encoding DUF1549 domain-containing protein, protein MDFRINGSRTPQVLMLCGVLTLSLFSGNAVTIVEAAPAAAVAPVDFKELQVGPHPGGKELLQLRGPDSRQQVVVTGVLSNGKQQDVTRDVVYAVADQSIASISSDGYLTPLKDGQTTLTVTAKNGKAVSIPVAVQGISTPEAINFKNQVVPIFTKLTCNSGGCHGKASGQNGFKLSLLGFYPGDDYEFLVKEGRGRRLFPSSPAESLLLMKGTGVTPHGGGKLIKADSYEYRLLYRWIEQGMPYGSENDRKVVSIECFPPTRTMEQEAEQQISVIATYSDGSTEDVTRMALFEANDTEMAEVNKTGLVKTLTLSGEVAIMARYQGQVSTFRATIPLGVEIASLPESRNLIDEAVFNKLKVLGIPPSPVSSDATFMRRVYIDITGTTPTEEEVKAFLADQDTAKRDKLIDKLIDSPAYADYFANKWNMVLRNKKLQPVDIAGTNAFYQWIWDSLYENKPYNEFVGEILSASGEFRQNPAVVWYREVNTVEEQVEDTAQLFLGLRIQCARCHHHPFEKWSQDDYYGLAAFFSRVGTKDPTAGSIGVRGFRDKRIFHKEGMAAAKNIRSGENLKPTALGMQPLELSPERDPRVALVQWLSRTDNPFFAKALVNRYWKHFFGRGIVEPEDDMRATNPPANPELLEGLSKHFVESGFDMKELVRSICRSNAYQLSSLPNEYNLKDKQNFSRYYPKRLTAEVLYDVFHQVTNSSQRFSGLPAETKAIQITDATSAPYFLKVFGQPQADTACECERSQSANLAQSLHLLNSKEVQDKITGASSRAALLAKDTKRSNEEKVQELYRWVYSRAPQEQEMKFALSYIERHKEKPQIAYEDIIWALINTKEFLFNH, encoded by the coding sequence ATGGATTTCCGAATTAATGGCTCTCGGACACCCCAGGTCCTTATGTTGTGTGGAGTGTTGACTCTGTCACTCTTCTCTGGAAACGCAGTGACCATTGTGGAGGCTGCACCTGCTGCTGCCGTCGCTCCGGTGGATTTCAAAGAACTCCAGGTTGGTCCTCATCCTGGCGGAAAAGAATTACTTCAGTTGAGAGGTCCTGACTCACGACAACAGGTGGTCGTCACGGGAGTGCTTTCAAATGGAAAACAGCAGGATGTGACCCGCGATGTGGTTTATGCTGTCGCCGATCAGAGTATTGCTTCCATTTCCAGCGATGGTTATCTGACTCCACTGAAAGATGGTCAGACGACATTGACCGTGACAGCAAAGAATGGCAAAGCTGTTTCGATTCCGGTTGCAGTGCAGGGGATCTCAACTCCGGAAGCAATCAACTTTAAAAATCAGGTTGTGCCGATCTTTACCAAACTGACCTGTAACAGCGGCGGCTGTCATGGCAAAGCCAGCGGACAGAATGGTTTTAAACTGTCGTTACTGGGTTTTTATCCTGGAGACGATTATGAGTTTCTGGTCAAAGAAGGCCGGGGACGACGCCTGTTTCCTTCTTCTCCGGCGGAAAGCCTGTTATTGATGAAGGGGACTGGAGTCACACCGCACGGTGGTGGAAAACTGATTAAAGCTGACTCATACGAGTATCGATTACTGTATCGCTGGATCGAGCAGGGAATGCCTTATGGGAGTGAAAATGACCGCAAGGTTGTTTCCATCGAATGTTTCCCTCCCACCCGCACAATGGAACAGGAAGCAGAGCAGCAGATTTCCGTGATCGCAACCTACTCTGACGGATCGACCGAAGACGTCACGCGAATGGCTTTGTTTGAAGCCAATGACACAGAAATGGCTGAAGTCAATAAAACAGGTCTGGTCAAAACGCTGACCTTATCTGGTGAAGTTGCTATCATGGCCCGCTATCAGGGGCAGGTTTCAACGTTCCGCGCTACGATTCCACTGGGTGTCGAAATTGCTTCTCTCCCCGAATCACGTAATCTGATTGATGAAGCTGTCTTCAACAAACTGAAAGTTCTGGGGATTCCTCCCTCACCGGTTTCCAGCGATGCCACGTTCATGCGACGTGTTTACATTGACATCACAGGAACGACACCGACCGAAGAAGAAGTCAAAGCCTTCCTGGCTGATCAAGACACTGCCAAACGTGATAAGTTGATTGATAAACTCATCGACAGTCCCGCGTATGCTGATTACTTTGCCAACAAATGGAATATGGTACTGCGTAACAAAAAATTGCAGCCTGTTGACATTGCCGGCACGAATGCCTTCTATCAGTGGATCTGGGACAGCCTGTATGAGAATAAACCCTACAATGAATTCGTAGGTGAGATTCTGTCTGCCTCTGGTGAGTTTCGTCAGAACCCGGCTGTCGTCTGGTATCGTGAAGTCAACACTGTTGAAGAACAGGTGGAAGACACGGCTCAACTCTTCCTGGGGCTCCGAATTCAGTGTGCACGCTGTCATCACCATCCTTTCGAGAAATGGAGTCAGGATGACTATTATGGTCTGGCTGCATTTTTCAGTCGGGTCGGAACCAAAGATCCCACTGCTGGATCCATTGGAGTACGCGGTTTCCGTGATAAACGCATCTTCCATAAAGAAGGGATGGCTGCAGCGAAGAATATACGTTCTGGTGAAAACCTGAAGCCAACGGCACTGGGAATGCAACCTCTGGAGTTAAGTCCCGAACGTGATCCCCGTGTCGCTTTAGTGCAATGGTTATCACGAACCGATAATCCGTTCTTCGCAAAAGCACTTGTGAACCGTTACTGGAAACACTTCTTTGGTCGCGGCATTGTCGAACCGGAAGATGATATGCGAGCTACTAATCCTCCTGCTAACCCTGAGTTGCTGGAAGGACTGTCCAAGCATTTTGTGGAAAGTGGCTTCGATATGAAGGAACTGGTGCGGTCGATCTGTCGTTCCAATGCCTATCAACTCAGTTCGCTGCCTAACGAGTACAACCTGAAAGACAAACAGAACTTCTCGCGGTACTATCCAAAACGTTTAACAGCGGAAGTGCTGTATGATGTTTTCCATCAGGTGACCAATTCCTCGCAGCGTTTTTCAGGTCTGCCTGCCGAAACGAAAGCCATTCAGATTACGGACGCTACCTCGGCTCCTTACTTCTTGAAGGTGTTTGGTCAGCCCCAGGCGGATACTGCTTGTGAGTGTGAACGTTCCCAGAGCGCCAACCTGGCGCAAAGCCTGCATCTGCTGAACAGTAAAGAAGTTCAGGATAAGATTACAGGTGCGTCAAGTCGTGCCGCCTTGCTCGCCAAGGATACGAAACGGTCCAACGAGGAAAAAGTTCAGGAACTGTATCGCTGGGTTTATTCCCGTGCTCCACAGGAACAGGAAATGAAATTTGCCCTGTCCTATATTGAACGACACAAAGAAAAACCTCAGATTGCCTACGAAGATATCATCTGGGCTCTGATCAATACCAAGGAATTCCTGTTCAACCACTAA
- the gatB gene encoding Asp-tRNA(Asn)/Glu-tRNA(Gln) amidotransferase subunit GatB, translated as MDYTVIIGLEVHVQLQTRTKLFCGCSTRFNPDHPNTQTCPVCLGLPGALPVLNREAFHLGMKTGLAINCEIPSFTKWDRKQYYYPDLPKAYQISQYDLPMSQNGWLEIEIDPETRETKKVGIIRAHLEEDAGKNSHDESGRGQDSKVDLNRCGTPLIEIVSEPDLRSAQEARKYLEELKLLLTYIDVSDCNMQEGSLRCDANVNLHIHQEDGKTIPTPIVEVKNLNSFRGVEQAIEFEVKRQWETWQESGLSLHDVPKETRGWDADRGITLEQRGKEEAADYRYFPDPDLAPVTVTDAERERVSGELCERPALRRGRLEKDYQLSVYDAAVIIDQGLAFADYFERVAAGCQNGKQAANWVTQDVLRELKEGGLEISAFSIKPEVLAALLEKVERSEITTKSARTVFQELLKSDQSDPGVESIQSIIEDKGLAMVTDTGDLEAAVQAVVAKNEKAVADFQGGKQAAVGALIGQVMREVKGADPKVVRELLIEKMS; from the coding sequence ATGGACTATACGGTCATCATCGGTCTCGAAGTCCACGTACAGTTACAGACCAGAACCAAGCTTTTCTGTGGCTGTTCGACCAGATTCAATCCGGACCACCCCAACACTCAAACCTGTCCGGTCTGCCTGGGATTGCCTGGCGCACTTCCTGTATTAAACCGGGAAGCATTTCATCTGGGCATGAAAACCGGCCTGGCAATCAACTGCGAGATTCCATCGTTTACCAAATGGGACCGCAAGCAGTATTACTACCCGGATCTGCCTAAAGCATATCAGATCAGCCAGTATGATCTGCCGATGAGCCAGAATGGGTGGCTGGAAATTGAAATTGATCCGGAAACCCGCGAAACCAAAAAAGTCGGAATCATCCGAGCCCACCTGGAAGAAGACGCTGGCAAAAACAGCCACGATGAATCGGGACGAGGACAGGACAGCAAAGTCGACCTCAACCGCTGTGGCACCCCGCTGATCGAGATCGTTTCGGAGCCAGATCTGCGCTCGGCCCAGGAGGCCCGCAAGTACCTGGAAGAACTGAAACTGCTGCTGACCTACATCGATGTTTCCGACTGCAATATGCAGGAAGGCAGCCTGCGTTGTGACGCGAACGTGAATCTGCATATTCATCAGGAAGACGGTAAAACCATTCCCACTCCCATTGTCGAAGTCAAAAACCTCAACAGCTTCCGCGGTGTTGAGCAGGCAATTGAATTTGAAGTCAAACGCCAGTGGGAAACATGGCAGGAATCCGGATTGAGCCTGCATGACGTTCCCAAAGAAACCCGAGGCTGGGATGCTGACCGGGGAATCACACTGGAACAACGGGGCAAAGAAGAGGCAGCAGACTATCGCTACTTTCCCGATCCAGACCTGGCGCCAGTGACAGTTACCGATGCAGAGCGGGAAAGAGTAAGCGGCGAACTCTGCGAACGACCGGCGCTCCGTCGAGGTCGACTGGAAAAAGATTATCAACTCTCTGTTTATGATGCCGCTGTCATCATCGACCAGGGACTGGCTTTTGCAGACTACTTTGAACGAGTCGCCGCAGGCTGCCAGAACGGAAAACAGGCGGCGAACTGGGTCACCCAGGATGTCCTGCGAGAACTGAAAGAGGGGGGACTGGAAATCTCAGCCTTTTCCATCAAACCAGAAGTACTGGCTGCTTTACTTGAAAAAGTGGAGCGCAGTGAAATCACCACGAAAAGTGCCCGTACTGTATTTCAGGAACTGTTGAAATCTGATCAATCGGATCCCGGTGTGGAATCAATCCAGTCCATCATAGAAGACAAAGGACTGGCGATGGTTACCGATACGGGTGATCTCGAAGCAGCGGTTCAGGCAGTCGTTGCGAAGAACGAGAAAGCGGTCGCGGATTTCCAGGGTGGTAAACAGGCAGCCGTCGGTGCATTAATCGGACAGGTCATGCGGGAAGTGAAAGGGGCAGATCCGAAAGTAGTGCGGGAGCTCTTAATTGAAAAGATGAGTTAA
- the solA gene encoding N-methyl-L-tryptophan oxidase encodes MAHHVDYLVLGLGGMGSSALYHLSKRGLNVLGVEQFGVAHDRGSSHGETRIIRKAYFEHPNYIPLLQRAYELWHDLEQSSGKSLFNRCGLMVAGPPEGAVIRGVHLAEELYGVEVESVSPADALERFPGFRIPEGFEVTHEPEAGFLHVEKCVQTHLECAQAQGAAVCLNEQILDVKVSERLIEVTTDQRQITAASLIVTTGPWSSGCLSGLPLPLEVVRKVLLWNSVREPVYNLDAGRGSFFFDMPEGEFYGFPSLEGASVKLAEHAGGEIVGDPTHVDRSLHETDVPRVSRFVEEVMPALNPHPMRHAVCMYTRTPDGHFIVDRHPANQRVVYGAGFSGHGFKFASVMGEILADLATTGITSLPIEFLSARRFSE; translated from the coding sequence ATGGCACATCATGTTGATTATCTGGTACTGGGGCTGGGTGGTATGGGCAGTAGTGCGCTCTACCATCTGTCGAAACGCGGGTTGAATGTTCTGGGGGTTGAACAGTTTGGTGTCGCGCATGACCGGGGCAGTTCTCACGGCGAGACGCGCATCATCCGCAAAGCATACTTTGAGCACCCGAATTATATTCCGCTGCTACAGCGTGCTTATGAACTGTGGCACGATCTGGAGCAGTCTTCAGGCAAATCACTGTTTAACCGTTGTGGTCTGATGGTGGCGGGACCGCCTGAGGGCGCAGTGATCCGAGGCGTGCACCTGGCAGAGGAGCTCTATGGAGTGGAAGTGGAAAGTGTCTCTCCTGCGGATGCGCTAGAGCGATTTCCCGGGTTTCGCATTCCGGAAGGCTTTGAAGTGACACACGAACCGGAGGCCGGCTTTCTGCATGTGGAAAAGTGTGTGCAGACTCACCTGGAATGTGCGCAGGCACAAGGAGCAGCGGTTTGCCTGAATGAGCAGATTCTGGATGTGAAAGTCAGTGAGCGGTTGATCGAAGTCACGACCGATCAGCGGCAGATTACCGCTGCGTCATTGATCGTGACGACGGGTCCCTGGAGCAGCGGCTGTCTGAGCGGATTACCATTGCCCCTGGAAGTTGTACGGAAAGTGTTGCTCTGGAATTCCGTTCGTGAGCCGGTTTACAATCTGGATGCGGGCCGGGGGAGTTTCTTTTTTGATATGCCTGAGGGAGAGTTCTATGGTTTTCCTTCACTGGAGGGAGCATCTGTGAAACTGGCCGAGCACGCAGGCGGCGAAATCGTGGGAGATCCAACCCATGTGGACCGCTCGCTCCATGAGACTGATGTGCCCCGCGTTTCCCGTTTTGTGGAAGAAGTGATGCCTGCGCTGAACCCGCATCCAATGCGGCACGCCGTCTGTATGTACACACGGACTCCCGATGGGCATTTCATTGTTGATCGGCATCCCGCGAATCAGCGGGTTGTGTATGGCGCCGGGTTTTCAGGGCACGGATTCAAGTTTGCATCCGTCATGGGAGAAATCCTGGCCGACCTGGCGACAACTGGTATAACGTCTTTACCGATTGAGTTCCTGTCGGCTCGGCGATTCAGCGAATGA
- the gatA gene encoding Asp-tRNA(Asn)/Glu-tRNA(Gln) amidotransferase subunit GatA → MSITSATASELLAKMNAGEVSSEEITAACLEEIARRDSSINAFLSLQEETALETAREVDRKRKAGEPLGKLAGIPVALKDNICAKGATTTCASRMLEEFTPPYDAHIVEQLRAADAILIGKTNLDEFAMGSSTENSAFQTTANPWNTKCAAGGSSGGSAAAVSAGFTPLSLGSDTGGSIRQPASFCGVVGLKPTYGRVSRYGLVAFASSLDQIGPFARDITDAALLLETIAGKDQRDTTSLDAEVPSYTKNLEKPLENLKVGYIEHLHEAGLHEDVKAATQQALEVYKSLGAELIPVELPHAKYCVATYYIIAPSEASSNLARYDGVHYGYRAKQFDNMIDMYAASRGEAFGDEVKRRIMLGTYALSSGYYDAYYLKALKVRRLIRNDFEQAFQKVDIIASAVTPTPAFEIGELVDDPLAMYLADIFTTSANLSGIPGVSIPAGMSQNNLPIGLQLLAPPLEEERLLRAARMFERETDWHLKRPE, encoded by the coding sequence ATGTCTATCACTTCAGCCACCGCCAGTGAACTGCTGGCGAAAATGAATGCCGGGGAAGTCAGCAGCGAAGAGATTACCGCCGCCTGCCTGGAAGAAATTGCCCGTCGAGACAGCAGTATTAATGCCTTTCTTTCACTGCAGGAAGAAACGGCACTGGAAACCGCCCGCGAAGTCGACCGGAAACGAAAAGCGGGCGAACCGCTGGGAAAACTGGCTGGCATCCCGGTTGCTCTCAAGGATAATATTTGCGCCAAAGGGGCCACCACCACCTGCGCCAGCAGGATGCTGGAAGAGTTCACCCCCCCTTATGATGCCCACATTGTCGAACAGCTCAGAGCGGCAGACGCGATACTGATCGGTAAAACCAACCTCGACGAATTTGCCATGGGTTCATCAACCGAGAATTCGGCCTTTCAAACCACGGCGAACCCGTGGAACACAAAGTGTGCTGCCGGGGGGTCCAGTGGTGGTTCTGCGGCAGCCGTCTCTGCCGGCTTTACTCCCCTTTCACTGGGTAGCGACACCGGAGGATCGATTCGGCAACCGGCCAGCTTTTGTGGAGTTGTCGGACTGAAACCAACTTACGGACGCGTGTCACGATATGGACTGGTCGCATTTGCCAGTTCGCTTGATCAGATTGGCCCCTTCGCTCGCGATATCACAGACGCCGCCCTGCTGCTGGAAACCATTGCCGGAAAAGACCAGCGTGACACCACCAGCCTGGATGCAGAAGTTCCCTCATACACGAAGAACCTGGAAAAACCACTGGAAAACCTTAAAGTCGGCTATATCGAACATCTACACGAAGCAGGACTGCATGAAGATGTAAAAGCCGCGACGCAACAGGCACTCGAGGTTTACAAATCCCTGGGCGCGGAACTCATCCCTGTGGAACTCCCACACGCCAAATATTGTGTCGCTACTTATTACATCATCGCCCCCTCCGAAGCATCCAGCAACCTGGCCCGCTACGATGGCGTGCATTACGGCTATCGCGCGAAACAGTTTGACAACATGATTGACATGTACGCTGCCAGCCGGGGAGAAGCGTTCGGCGATGAAGTCAAACGTCGTATCATGCTGGGGACTTATGCTCTCTCTTCCGGCTATTACGATGCGTACTACCTCAAAGCGCTGAAAGTCAGACGACTGATCCGCAACGACTTTGAACAGGCATTTCAAAAAGTGGATATCATCGCCTCAGCCGTCACCCCAACGCCGGCATTTGAGATCGGCGAACTGGTGGACGATCCACTTGCGATGTACCTCGCAGATATTTTTACGACCAGCGCGAATCTGTCAGGCATCCCCGGCGTATCGATTCCTGCAGGCATGAGCCAGAACAATCTCCCGATTGGCCTGCAGCTGCTGGCACCCCCGCTGGAAGAAGAACGACTGCTGCGTGCCGCCCGGATGTTTGAACGGGAAACAGACTGGCATTTGAAACGTCCAGAATAG
- a CDS encoding metal-sulfur cluster assembly factor, producing the protein MIDEVNNKPGDDQGANEEQLPVFSAFRGVGGDESLINALKQVIDPELNINIVDLGLVYDVKRSEENQAKVNVSMTLTSPACPAGPQIISQAKMALERLDDVDEASIQLTMSPPWSPELMTDDARDELGIF; encoded by the coding sequence ATGATAGACGAAGTCAACAACAAGCCTGGAGATGATCAGGGCGCGAATGAAGAACAGTTACCCGTTTTTTCTGCGTTTCGGGGAGTAGGTGGCGACGAGTCACTGATTAATGCATTGAAGCAGGTCATTGATCCCGAGTTGAACATCAATATTGTGGATCTGGGCCTCGTGTATGACGTCAAGCGATCTGAAGAGAATCAGGCCAAAGTCAATGTTTCGATGACTTTAACCAGTCCAGCCTGTCCTGCTGGCCCGCAGATTATCTCTCAGGCGAAGATGGCGTTAGAGCGACTGGATGATGTCGACGAGGCCAGTATTCAACTGACAATGTCGCCTCCCTGGTCACCCGAGTTGATGACGGATGACGCGCGTGATGAACTGGGTATTTTTTAA
- the gatC gene encoding Asp-tRNA(Asn)/Glu-tRNA(Gln) amidotransferase subunit GatC — translation MSTQLTQDEVLKVASLSRLKLSESEVAALGEQMGSVLKYIAMLDELDTADIEPMAHAIEISNVFRDDQLQESLPREQALSNAPQTDGNYFLVPAIL, via the coding sequence ATGAGCACTCAACTCACTCAGGATGAAGTACTGAAAGTCGCTTCACTTTCCAGGCTCAAGCTTTCCGAATCGGAAGTCGCCGCCTTGGGAGAACAGATGGGGTCTGTGCTGAAATACATCGCCATGCTGGATGAGCTGGATACGGCTGACATTGAACCAATGGCACATGCGATAGAAATCTCGAATGTCTTTCGGGACGATCAACTGCAGGAAAGTCTCCCCCGAGAACAAGCGCTATCCAATGCACCTCAGACAGACGGGAATTATTTTCTGGTTCCCGCGATTCTGTAA
- the ribA gene encoding GTP cyclohydrolase II — MSDPAHADSTIPNIQRVFEQLRAGKPVIVTDSSERENEGDFIVAAEAITPEIVQFLLRYGSGELCVSLPEEVAERLQLNPIVGPEENTAPNQTQFLIPIDHKDSGSGVSAECRAITIRALSDEHAQAKDFVRPGHIHPLLAKQGGILRRAGHTEATGDLLQMAGLKSVGVLIEILSQKGFGMADADELREISEQFDIPIISTAEVIRHRYISEKLVHREVEVPINTKNYGTVQVIGYSVEHESQQPVALVWGDLASVEAPLIRMHSSCFTGDLLDSLRCDCGDQLHMAMAAINQAGAGAVVYLPQEGRGIGLIPKLKAYVLQDEGYDTVEANIQLGFKADSRDFTVGVQILKDLGLTKVRLLTNNPKKTDSDVYTGFDLEVVEQVPIVAPPHKDREFYLQTKRDKMGHILPTTPAD, encoded by the coding sequence ATGTCTGATCCTGCTCACGCTGACTCGACCATCCCTAACATTCAACGCGTCTTCGAACAATTACGGGCGGGCAAGCCGGTCATTGTAACTGACTCCAGCGAGCGGGAAAATGAAGGCGATTTTATTGTCGCAGCCGAAGCCATTACGCCCGAAATCGTTCAATTCCTGCTGCGTTACGGGAGTGGCGAACTCTGTGTTTCGCTGCCGGAAGAAGTAGCAGAGCGTCTTCAACTGAACCCGATTGTCGGCCCGGAAGAAAATACAGCCCCTAATCAGACCCAGTTTCTGATTCCCATCGATCATAAAGACAGTGGTAGCGGTGTCAGTGCAGAATGTCGGGCCATTACGATTCGCGCCCTGAGCGATGAACATGCACAGGCAAAAGATTTTGTTCGCCCGGGACACATTCATCCACTGCTTGCCAAACAGGGTGGAATTTTACGTCGGGCCGGCCATACTGAAGCGACCGGTGACCTGCTGCAGATGGCTGGCTTGAAATCAGTTGGCGTGCTGATCGAAATTCTCAGCCAGAAAGGCTTCGGCATGGCCGACGCCGACGAGCTACGGGAAATCTCAGAACAGTTCGACATCCCGATTATCTCGACAGCTGAAGTCATTCGACATCGTTACATCAGTGAGAAACTGGTTCATCGCGAAGTCGAAGTCCCCATCAACACCAAAAACTATGGCACGGTTCAGGTCATTGGCTACTCGGTAGAACACGAAAGCCAGCAACCGGTCGCTCTGGTCTGGGGTGACCTTGCTTCCGTGGAAGCACCGCTGATCCGCATGCATTCATCCTGCTTTACAGGCGACCTGCTGGATTCGTTGCGTTGTGATTGTGGCGACCAGTTGCATATGGCCATGGCTGCGATCAATCAGGCAGGAGCAGGTGCCGTCGTTTACCTGCCTCAGGAAGGCCGCGGGATCGGCCTGATTCCTAAACTCAAAGCCTATGTGCTGCAGGACGAAGGCTACGACACGGTCGAAGCCAACATTCAATTAGGATTTAAGGCCGACAGCCGGGATTTCACCGTGGGCGTTCAGATCCTGAAAGATCTGGGACTGACCAAAGTCCGCCTGCTGACTAACAACCCCAAGAAAACCGATTCAGACGTCTATACGGGCTTCGACCTTGAAGTAGTAGAACAGGTTCCGATCGTCGCCCCTCCCCATAAAGATCGGGAATTCTATCTGCAAACCAAACGCGATAAGATGGGACACATCCTGCCCACCACTCCCGCCGACTGA
- a CDS encoding carbon storage regulator, which produces MLVLTRKLAEGIRIGDDILVKVIRTGKGSIKIGIDAPGDLRVIRAELLEEEEGLEKQPVIKGPGKDQDGEGLPDAGIRGTLSVVEAARLVC; this is translated from the coding sequence ATGCTGGTTTTGACACGGAAGTTAGCTGAGGGAATCCGAATTGGTGATGACATTCTTGTGAAAGTGATTCGGACGGGAAAGGGTTCCATCAAAATTGGTATTGATGCACCGGGTGATCTGCGAGTTATCCGGGCTGAGTTACTCGAGGAAGAAGAAGGCCTGGAAAAGCAACCGGTGATCAAAGGGCCGGGAAAGGATCAGGACGGCGAGGGCCTGCCTGATGCTGGTATCCGGGGAACTTTATCGGTGGTCGAAGCGGCGCGTCTGGTCTGTTAA
- a CDS encoding Rieske (2Fe-2S) protein, which produces MPDFEEIASLDDFGSADRLEVFVEDTPVLLIRVQDQILAIEDVCTHDGQPLTNGCIEEGAIVCPRHGARFDLVTGKALCMPATKSIRTFEVEVRGQKIYVGH; this is translated from the coding sequence ATGCCTGATTTCGAAGAAATAGCATCCTTGGATGATTTTGGTAGCGCCGATCGGCTGGAGGTATTTGTTGAGGATACCCCTGTTCTATTGATCCGTGTTCAAGACCAGATTCTGGCGATTGAGGATGTGTGCACTCATGATGGACAGCCGTTGACAAATGGATGTATCGAAGAGGGGGCTATTGTCTGTCCTCGCCATGGAGCGCGTTTTGATCTGGTCACCGGAAAAGCGCTCTGTATGCCCGCCACCAAGTCAATTCGAACATTTGAAGTTGAAGTCAGAGGCCAGAAAATATACGTTGGTCATTAA